Within bacterium, the genomic segment CAGTTTTTTTTGCGTGAGCTGAGGCAAAACCTTGGTCTTGTAGATCTTTTCGATCACCAGGGGCACCGAGCACATGATGGTCGGCTTGATCTTTTCGAGGGCGGGCATCAGGGCGCGCGCGGTGGGCGGCTTGTCCAGATAGTAGACCGAAGCCCCGGCATAGAGCACCAGGATGAAACCGAGCGTACACTCGTAGGCATGCGAGAGCGGCAGGATCGAGACGAGGCGGTCGGTTTCATCCAGGCGGATGATCTGCTTGGTGGCCATGGCGTCGCTGACAAGGTTTTTATGGGTGAGCATGACTCCCTTGGAGTTGCCGGTTGTGCCGGAGGTATAGATGATCGAGGCAAGATCCTGCTCGCCGACCTGATGGGCGCGGCCGGCCAGGCGCAAGGCGGCCTCCTTGAGACGATCCAGACCGATACTGCCCTGGGTGATGAAATCCTTAAGACGGTCCTTCTCGGTGGCCAGGGGTACAATTGTAAAATCATCGATGAGAAAGATGGTGCGCAGGGAGGAGTCGAACTCATCCTCGACCTTGCTGTAGAGTTTTTCCGAGACGAAGATGGCCTTGGAGCCCGAATGGCGGATGATATGCTGCACCTCGGCAGTGGTGAAATCGGGTAGGATCGGCACAACCACCGCCCCCATGGTCGTAACGGCCAGATAGGCGATGCCCCACTGCGGCTTGTTTTCGCTGAGGATGGCCACCCGGTCGCCCGCCAGGATACCCTGTTCGTGCAACTGAGCCGACAGCAGTTGGACTTTCTCCTGCAGCATGGCATAGGTGAGGACCGGGCCATCCACCATGCCCAGGGAAGGGCGCTGCGGCCAGGTTTCAGCCGAGTGCTTGAGGAGGGCTTCAAGGGTCATGGGCACAGAATCTGAGGCCATAGATCATCTTCCTGATTAATGAAAAATACACTGTTCACTGCAATATAGCCATAGCGGGCGAAAAAGACAAACGAAATGAATGTGCTTCATCCTGCCGACTGTTCCCGGACACCTTTGCCTGTGCCGGGCGCGGCTCAGCGCAGCACCTGAAGGGTCCGCGTCGCCGATCTCCCGTTCGCCCGCACTTGCAGATAATAGCAGCCCGGCGCCGCGACAAAGCCGCTCTCATCGCGAAGATCCCAGGTCACCACGGTGCTGCGGTCTCCCGCCGTCGTGGACCAGCGGCGTACAAGCTGGCCGAGGGCGTTATAGATCCGCACCTCGACCTGACCCACCCTCTGCGGCGCCGTCATTCGCCATTGCACACCCCCCGCCGTCCACGTGACCGGATTGGGCCAGGCGGGACTAAGCGCAAATCCCTGCGGCTGCTGTCCCTCGACAACCACACCCAGCGGCGGTGCAATCTGCTCGATGATACTCACCCCGGGTGGCTGTTTGACCCAGATAAAGAGCGAGTCGGCAAAGAGGGCGTCGCGGCTGCGCTCGGGGAGCATATACATGCTGAATCCCATGGTGATCTTGCTGGTCGCAATCGATGAGGTCCCTGTAGCCTGAGCCCACAAGCCCATATCGCCATAGGATTTCATGTCGCCGCTCTCCGGGGTGTCGTCGTTGGTCCCCCCGGCCTGGCTGTCGCGGTAATAAAGTTTGGTCGAGCCGCCCTTGATTGCCGGCATCTCGAGAATCAGCAAGAGAGTTCCCTGCTGGCCGCTGGCCATGGCCCAATGCAACCCGGTCTGGGTCTTCAGGGTGGCATCGATGGCATCGGCGGCGCCATCGATGGCCACTCCGCTGCGGTTGATCTCGGAGTAAAACTTCATCCCGGCCGCCGCCGGTGCCAGATCAAGAGACTGGCGCAGGGTCTTGACTCCAGCTAGAACCGTAATGCTTTCACTTTGAAGCTGGGCATCCGTGACGCCCAGGGTCATCGATGCTGGGTAATAGGTGAGTTGGTAATCGATACCGATATTCTCGAAACCAAGCTGTGGAATGGCGAGCTTGGAACGCTGATCGCGCATCAATCGGATCGGCGCCGGCCAGGGGCTGCACTCCCCCTTGTTCAGGGTGTCCTCGGTGGCCGCGTAATTGCCTAAACCGGGGATGAGGGTGGCCTTGCCGGCAAAGCGCAGCTTGAGCCGGTCGATCAGGTCGAGTTTGGGATTGGCGGCCAGCGCGACATAATCGATCCAGCCATCGCGATTATGGCCGAGTTTGTAGAACGGTGTGACGATCGTGTCGGCGGCGGTCCCGGTGGGGGCGTCGATGTGGTTGTGGTAGCCCGCAGGCGCCGGCTGGCTGCTTTTGTAGAGATAGATCCAGCCCTTCCGCGCCGGATCGAGCTGGTCGTAAAACTCGAACTCGAGACGCGTGGCGGAACGCCCGGTGGGATCGTCGTACCATTTCGCTACCGCCTGATCGCCGAGGTCCTGGGGCATAAAAACCAGTTCGTCATCCGTGTCAATGAGGCCGCCGCTCCAGGGATGATGATATTTGCCGTTGATCACCTGGTCGGTCTGAAAGGGCACCGCCTGCCAGCGGCCTTGGGCATATTTGAAAGCGCGCCACTCCGTCGAGTTGAAACTGGCCAGGGGCAACACCGCTCCCTTGATGATGATCGGCACATAACGGCGCTGCAGGGTACGAGTCTGTGCCGCAAGCAAGGCGGCCTGCACCAGCAACACCAGGATAACACACAGTCTTCTCATCAGATCTCTCCAGTGACCGCAATCATGTAATTGCGGATCTCCCCGAGAACCCGCTCGGAGACGGTATAATTGTAGTTGAGAGCATTGCGTACGACGAACTGAAAATCCCAGTTGCGCACGCGGCAGCCGGTGCGCAGGTCCCAGATCTTAGCCGGCACCCGCTCATCAAGAGGATAAACCGCCACTTTTTCGATCCGGCCGATGTAGCGGTAATCGGCCCCGGCGCTGAAGCGGCCCAGCTGCAGCGAGGGCGAAAAGGCGGCGATAAAACGCGGCCGGTAGAGCAACGGTCCGCCGGATTGCTTGTCGCGCGGATCCATCCAGGTGGCGGAGGCCTGCAGGCTGATCCGGTCCCGCCAGAAACGGGTGCGCATCTCGGTCTCGATGCCCTGGATGTAGGCGACCGGATAATTGACGAATTGCGCCGCCAGCTGCGAAGCGAGCAGGGTCGGCTCGATCAGATTGACGTAGCGGTTGAAAAAGTAGGTCGCTTCCAGATAGACGCGCTCATCGAGTGTCTGACGCACGCCGGCATCGAAGAGGATCGAACGCTCGGGCTGGAGATCGGGATTGGGGATGGCTTTGAAATCCTTCGAGCCGGCGGTGATGAAGCGTTCGACAACCGTGGCGGCGCGAAAGCCGCGGCCAAAGGAGCCGTGCAGGATGGTGCCGAGGGCGGGCTGCCAGCTGAAGCCGATCCTGGGGCTTATCTGATATTCGAGCGAATCGCCGACGAGCTGATAGGTGTCCCAACGCAGCCCGGCGTTGAGATGGAGCAGATTCGAGACCTTCCAGATCTCCTGGATGTAGGGCGAAATGGCATTGGCATTGCGCTTGCCGTAATAGGCGGACTCGACGGTGTCGAACTTGTAGTCCAGTCCCATCGAGAGGCTGTGGTCGGGGGAAGGCTGCCAGGTCAACTGTCCCTCGCCACTGGCCCCG encodes:
- a CDS encoding AMP-binding protein — its product is MASDSVPMTLEALLKHSAETWPQRPSLGMVDGPVLTYAMLQEKVQLLSAQLHEQGILAGDRVAILSENKPQWGIAYLAVTTMGAVVVPILPDFTTAEVQHIIRHSGSKAIFVSEKLYSKVEDEFDSSLRTIFLIDDFTIVPLATEKDRLKDFITQGSIGLDRLKEAALRLAGRAHQVGEQDLASIIYTSGTTGNSKGVMLTHKNLVSDAMATKQIIRLDETDRLVSILPLSHAYECTLGFILVLYAGASVYYLDKPPTARALMPALEKIKPTIMCSVPLVIEKIYKTKVLPQLTQKKLTRRLYKTPFIRRTINRAAGKKLLRFFGGELHDFCIGGALLAADVELFLREAKFPYAIGYGLTETSPLIAGTDSRSTVLRSTGKPLPGVEIRIDNPHPESGEGEILVRGPMVMKGYYRDPERTSSVLSEEGWFRTGDLGVFDENGYLYIKGRVKNMILGPSGENIYPEEIEEAINEHADVLESLVFDQGGQICARVYLN
- a CDS encoding FlgD immunoglobulin-like domain containing protein; protein product: MRRLCVILVLLVQAALLAAQTRTLQRRYVPIIIKGAVLPLASFNSTEWRAFKYAQGRWQAVPFQTDQVINGKYHHPWSGGLIDTDDELVFMPQDLGDQAVAKWYDDPTGRSATRLEFEFYDQLDPARKGWIYLYKSSQPAPAGYHNHIDAPTGTAADTIVTPFYKLGHNRDGWIDYVALAANPKLDLIDRLKLRFAGKATLIPGLGNYAATEDTLNKGECSPWPAPIRLMRDQRSKLAIPQLGFENIGIDYQLTYYPASMTLGVTDAQLQSESITVLAGVKTLRQSLDLAPAAAGMKFYSEINRSGVAIDGAADAIDATLKTQTGLHWAMASGQQGTLLLILEMPAIKGGSTKLYYRDSQAGGTNDDTPESGDMKSYGDMGLWAQATGTSSIATSKITMGFSMYMLPERSRDALFADSLFIWVKQPPGVSIIEQIAPPLGVVVEGQQPQGFALSPAWPNPVTWTAGGVQWRMTAPQRVGQVEVRIYNALGQLVRRWSTTAGDRSTVVTWDLRDESGFVAAPGCYYLQVRANGRSATRTLQVLR